One Prodigiosinella aquatilis DNA window includes the following coding sequences:
- the mltD gene encoding murein transglycosylase D: MKAKAIIIASVLLAGCQGTSYDTSQPKQHGQSLSSASQDEAGQYTDGRETQALWLDDNTLAQKDLWNFISTELKMKVPDNARIREQKRRYLKNKSYLHDVTLRAEPYMYWIVGQIKERNMPMELVLLPIVESAFNPNARSSANAVGLWQIIPGTGRNYGLKQNQWYDGRRDVVASTTAALDMMQRLNRMFDGDWLLTIAAYNSGEGRVMQAIKRNKAKGLPTDYWALALPRETSIYIPKMLALSDIFKHSKKYGVVLPKANENRALARVDLGQQMELTQAAELAGLSVSKLKTYNAGYKKNVTAPNGPHYIMVPKSHAEQLKDSLAENDISAMQPAQVAQAIRDVEYKVRSGDTLSTIAKRLNVSTKDLRNWNNLRGSMLKAGQTLQIAKVSEASKNRSIVYRVRKGDSLTSIAKRHGVDIADVMRWNTVINKNTNLQPGDRLTLYVSNESSPDS, translated from the coding sequence ATGAAGGCTAAAGCGATAATCATCGCCTCAGTCTTGTTGGCGGGTTGCCAGGGTACGTCTTATGACACATCGCAACCCAAACAGCATGGACAGAGTTTGTCTTCAGCAAGTCAAGATGAAGCAGGACAATACACAGATGGTCGAGAGACCCAAGCGCTATGGTTGGATGATAACACCTTGGCGCAAAAAGATTTGTGGAACTTCATTAGTACCGAGCTGAAGATGAAGGTTCCGGATAATGCCCGGATCCGCGAGCAAAAAAGGCGTTACTTAAAGAATAAGAGCTATCTCCACGATGTAACATTACGGGCAGAGCCGTACATGTACTGGATAGTCGGGCAGATTAAAGAACGTAATATGCCGATGGAACTGGTACTACTACCCATAGTGGAGAGCGCTTTTAACCCAAATGCCAGATCTTCTGCCAATGCTGTAGGGCTATGGCAGATTATTCCTGGCACGGGACGTAATTATGGTTTGAAACAAAACCAGTGGTATGACGGACGTCGTGATGTTGTCGCATCCACAACCGCTGCCTTAGACATGATGCAGCGCCTGAACCGCATGTTTGACGGTGATTGGTTGTTAACCATCGCCGCTTATAACAGTGGCGAAGGACGTGTTATGCAGGCGATAAAGAGGAATAAAGCGAAAGGTCTTCCAACAGACTACTGGGCGTTAGCGTTACCTCGTGAAACGTCCATATATATCCCAAAGATGTTGGCCTTGAGCGACATATTTAAACACAGTAAAAAGTATGGTGTTGTTCTGCCTAAAGCCAATGAAAACCGAGCATTAGCACGGGTGGATTTAGGCCAACAGATGGAACTGACACAAGCTGCCGAATTGGCAGGGCTGTCCGTAAGCAAGCTGAAAACTTATAATGCGGGGTATAAGAAAAATGTCACTGCACCCAACGGTCCGCATTACATTATGGTACCAAAGTCTCATGCCGAGCAGTTGAAAGACTCACTGGCTGAAAATGATATTTCGGCAATGCAACCGGCACAGGTCGCTCAGGCAATCCGCGATGTAGAGTATAAAGTTCGCTCAGGCGATACCTTATCCACCATCGCTAAAAGATTGAATGTCAGTACGAAAGATCTGCGAAACTGGAACAATTTACGCGGAAGTATGCTAAAGGCAGGCCAAACGTTGCAGATTGCCAAAGTTTCAGAGGCAAGTAAAAATCGTTCTATCGTCTATCGTGTTCGCAAAGGTGACTCGCTTACCAGTATTGCTAAACGCCATGGCGTAGATATTGCGGATGTTATGCGCTGGAACACAGTCATTAATAAAAACACCAATCTTCAACCCGGTGATCGACTGACACTTTATGTCAGCAACGAATCATCACCAGACTCCTGA
- a CDS encoding endonuclease/exonuclease/phosphatase family protein, with the protein MRKKTYAMRYVAGQPAEQIFQPVAMQSMKQSSSSGLLLPEKDILRVMVWNIFKQQRMDWLSVLQGFGSNTQLMLLQEAQSTPELIRFATTNYLSADQVPAFALPQYPSGVMTLSAVQPMYCCPLREREPLLRLSKSALVTVYSLHGGYKLMVVNIHAINFSFGVEIYSKQLEAIGDQLGCHNGPVIMAGDFNTWSQPRMNALYRFATRMGLMEVCFSDDYRRRSFGRPLDFVFYRDLDVAASSVLVTKASDHNPLLVEFELV; encoded by the coding sequence GTGCGAAAAAAAACTTATGCGATGAGATACGTTGCGGGGCAGCCAGCAGAGCAGATTTTTCAGCCAGTGGCTATGCAGTCTATGAAACAATCTTCATCCTCTGGTTTATTGCTGCCAGAAAAAGATATCTTGCGTGTCATGGTATGGAACATTTTTAAACAGCAACGTATGGATTGGTTATCAGTGCTACAGGGTTTCGGTAGTAATACGCAGCTTATGTTGCTACAGGAAGCTCAAAGTACACCAGAGCTTATCCGTTTTGCGACCACTAATTATCTGTCTGCTGATCAAGTCCCTGCGTTTGCACTTCCTCAATATCCATCCGGTGTTATGACATTGTCGGCTGTTCAGCCAATGTACTGTTGTCCATTGCGTGAACGTGAACCATTGCTTCGCTTATCTAAATCGGCGTTAGTAACGGTTTACTCACTACATGGTGGGTATAAATTGATGGTGGTGAATATCCATGCGATAAATTTTAGTTTTGGGGTGGAAATCTATAGCAAACAATTGGAGGCGATTGGTGACCAATTGGGTTGTCACAACGGACCTGTAATTATGGCTGGCGATTTTAATACCTGGAGTCAGCCAAGGATGAATGCATTGTACCGATTCGCTACGCGGATGGGATTGATGGAAGTGTGTTTTTCTGATGACTATCGACGCCGGTCATTTGGGCGTCCTTTGGACTTTGTCTTCTACCGTGATTTGGATGTGGCTGCTTCGTCAGTATTGGTGACTAAAGCTTCGGATCACAATCCTTTGTTGGTTGAGTTTGAATTAGTTTGA
- a CDS encoding integrase arm-type DNA-binding domain-containing protein: MNDDRKTPLLSAVAVQKSKSVDKDYDLINGHGLTLFIRTASKKIWYFRYQRPNYATRTNITLGHYPAMTLPALRVPFTMNVSRCW, encoded by the coding sequence ATGAATGATGACCGCAAGACACCACTGCTTTCTGCCGTCGCAGTACAAAAATCAAAATCCGTCGATAAGGATTACGATCTGATTAATGGTCATGGGCTGACCCTTTTCATCAGGACTGCTAGTAAGAAAATCTGGTATTTTCGTTACCAGCGCCCCAATTACGCAACGCGTACCAACATTACACTGGGCCATTACCCTGCTATGACGCTGCCTGCCTTGCGCGTACCCTTCACGATGAATGTATCGCGCTGTTGGTAA